CAAATAGCAGGACACACATAGCGTCATCTGACTGTGACTGGAAGGTGGATCGGCGTTGACTGAAGCCGCTTACGACCTCGTCGTGATCGGATCCGGCCCGGGCGGCTACACTGCCGCGATCCGCGCCGGGCAGCTCGGCATGAAGACCGCCTGCGTCGAGAAGTACCCCACGCTGGGCGGGACTTGCCTCAACGTCGGATGCATCCCGAGCAAAGCCCTGCTGGATTCAAGCGAGCACTTTTCGCTCGCCCGCCATGGCTTCGCGGCCCACGGCATCAAGGCCCAGGTCGAGCTCGACTTGCCCACCA
This genomic interval from Candidatus Eisenbacteria bacterium contains the following:
- a CDS encoding FAD-dependent oxidoreductase; its protein translation is MTEAAYDLVVIGSGPGGYTAAIRAGQLGMKTACVEKYPTLGGTCLNVGCIPSKALLDSSEHFSLARHGFAAHGIKAQVELDLPT